The Tenrec ecaudatus isolate mTenEca1 chromosome 9, mTenEca1.hap1, whole genome shotgun sequence genome window below encodes:
- the KLF14 gene encoding Krueppel-like factor 14 encodes MWAAGACLDYFAAECLVAIAAGAVVHHRPPDPEGAPGAEQGAARPEGAGPAPHEPAVPPALPWARAPSPDEAAANAPHLLAASVLAEWRGASSGGTAVGVALPGRARTRRAPATASLAPGPQEATLSQLESSPAGDPQPGSSSDSEARPQAAGAQSSGPTPAGGPGSRRRPVTPATKRHCCLFPGCNKAYYKSSHLKSHQRTHTGERPFSCDWLDCDKKFTRSDELARHYRTHTGEKRFSCPLCPKQFSRSDHLTKHARRHPAYRPDMIEYRGRRRTPRVVDAQPESLVGSADPDPASQTSGL; translated from the coding sequence ATGTGGGCTGCCGGCGCGTGCCTGGACTACTTCGCCGCCGAGTGCCTGGTGGCCATCGCCGCGGGCGCCGTGGTGCACCACCGCCCGCCGGACCCTGAGGGCGCCCCGGGCGCCGAGCAGGGGGCGGCGCGGCCCGAGGGCGCCGGCCCTGCACCCCACGAGCCCGCCGTGCCTCCCGCGCTCCCCTGGGCCCGCGCGCCCAGCCCAGACGAGGCTGCGGCCAATGCGCCCCACCTGCTGGCTGCCAGCGTCCTGGCCGAGTGGCGCGGCGCCTCCTCCGGGGGGACGGCCGTGGGGGTCGCCCTCCCGGGCCGGGCCCGCACCCGCAGGGCCCCCGCCACCGCCTCTCTGGCCCCGGGCCCCCAGGAGGCCACGCTCTCCCAACTGGAGAGTTCCCCAGCCGGGGACCCCCAGCCGGGCTCCAGCTCCGACTCCGAAGCGCGCCCTCAAGCGGCAGGGGCGCAGAGCAGCGGGCCTACCCCCGCCGGGGGTCCCGGGTCCCGCAGGCGGCCTGTCACACCTGCTACGAAGCGCCACTGCTGCCTCTTCCCAGGCTGCAACAAGGCTTACTACAAGTCGTCGCACCTCAAGTCCCACCAGCGTACCCACACCGGGGAGCGCCCCTTCTCCTGTGACTGGCTCGACTGCGACAAGAAGTTTACGCGTTCGGACGAGCTGGCCCGCCACTACAGGACGCACACGGGCGAGAAGCGCTTCTCCTGCCCTCTGTGCCCCAAGCAGTTCTCTCGCAGCGACCACCTGACCAAGCACGCCCGCCGCCACCCAGCCTATCGTCCCGACATGATCGAGTACCGGGGGCGTCGTCGAACCCCGCGCGTCGTCGACGCCCAGCCCGAGAGCCTAGTGGGCAGCGCTGACCCCGACCCGGCCAGCCAGACCAGCGGCCTGTAG